From the genome of Spodoptera frugiperda isolate SF20-4 chromosome 7, AGI-APGP_CSIRO_Sfru_2.0, whole genome shotgun sequence:
aatagaaTTGACTTCGATCTTGTTATTATGTATTAGCTATGTGTCAATAAATACCGTAAACAGACACACCCCATTAGCaaattatataggtaggtacgtaccCACGTTACTAACCAAAATATCTGGAACATCCTTTATTCAAATGTGATAATttcctaaattatttacattttgttgtAAACTGAATAATTAACGCCTGACACACCCgcgcaatttattttataaaattgttaagtCACTTACTTAAGTCACGAATTTTAAATTTGTAGCTATGTAGGTACGTGActtgcaaatattattatgttttgctaAAATACCTATGTTTAGTTTTCATTCGTGATGTAAGAcgttgtacccttagtacgagtttgttttacgttgaacgaaaacgaaatgggagcgcgttcggcgttctaattggcggtgcgaatgaactaaccaatcagagcgccgaacgtgctttcgttttgttttctttcaacttaaagcaaactcctactaagggtactgaccaCTAAAACTAAGTCACATGTTAATGATGGTGGTCTAggataaaattcaaaattaattgtttccaGGTTTTAAATGGAAATTTAATTGGCGGTAAGAACATGAGAGGACTAACAACGGTAATGACGTACAAGTTTATTGAGAAACCTGAAAATATCAATGAGGAAACATTGCGGCTGGCGAGGACGTTGGGTTGGTGTGCTGAAATTGTAAGTCAATGTAATAGTTTCAAAGTCCTGCACAGAGGCGAGGGCATAACATAAGTTGACACGATTTTATTGCCCGAAGTAAACAGTACAcataatacgagtttgctttacctacctttaaaatattcaaaaccagagcgcgttcggtgctctgattgattggtttattcgcaCTGGATAATCAGAGCGCCTAAACTCGTAGTAAGGGTACTGAACAGAGACGAGAGCATAACTTAAGTTCATTTAATGCCCCAAGTAAGCAGGGATAGGACACCCAATATTCGTCAGTTATTTTGAagcctaataaaaataaaattaagtaccgATTAACTCTGTTAGCAAAGCAATGTTTGCTGagacactttttttttcaaataaacaacAGTTTGCTAACTATGTAAGTAAGTACCGAAAACAACTGaactaatattaatgtttaaacagTTACAAGCATACTGCCTAGTGTTGGATGACATAGCTGATGGATCTCTTACTCGCCGAGGCTTGCCCTGTTGGTATCGAAGGGAAGACGTCGGCATTGCCCATGCAGTCAACGATGCTACGCTCATCCACTACAGTCTGCTACATTTGTTAAGAGTCAACTTCGAAAAGTCTCCCTACTATAACGACCTCTACCATAATTTTAACGAGGTTAGTATTGGTTTTCAAAACATACTAAGGGGGTGGTAGGTACCACACTATGTAGTGAGGCTATATTAGAAGGTGAGCTTATTGCTTTCTAAATTTATCTAAAAAGGCAACCATACTAGTTGGTTATACTCAGCTCGATCGTCTCGATCTGGGAATAAAACCCTAGATCCCATTCTGGGTCGTTGGGCAAATTATATTTGTCTTGGTGCTTAACTTCAAGCAAAATCAAGCTTAAGAAAGTTCCTGACTGTTGTGAACGAGATTATTATAAGACTTACTTATATATACATTTGCATAAGACACTAACAGGTAACAGACTTTTGTtacctaagtatattttatttagttatcttGTGTTTCAGACGCTCTTTTACACATGCCTTGGCCAATATCTGGACATCATGACaggaatgaaaaagaaaaactacgATCTATTCACGATGGATCAGTACAATGATATAGTTAAGTATAAATCTGCATATTACACCTACAAACTGCCAATAACAGCTGGATTAATGCTAGCTAACCAGTTCAACGAGGAAACTCACAAGGATAGTGACGAAATATCGATGCAGTTGGGAAGACTTTTTCAAATGCAAGACGACTACATTGATTGTTTTGGAGACGAAAACATGACAGGGAAGATAGGGTCTGATATTCAGGAAGGCAAATGTTCGTGGTTGGCTGTAAAAGCGTTGCAGCATTGCAAACCCAATCAGCGCGCTGTTTTCTCTGCCTGTTATGGTAGCCATGAACCAGCACATGTAGAACGTATTAAGCAGCTTTACGTCCAGCTGAAGATTCCTCAAATGtataaagaagaagaaaatgaaaTCTACAACAACATTGTCAAGAGAATTAAATCCGTATCTTCAAAATCTCACCAAGAATTATTTCTTAGAGTTTTACACGATACATATGGCAGAAAACATTGATAATTTGGGTTATGGTTTAAAAGGTCAGTAATTGGGtacgattttaaattaataaaactaaattttactttgtttttgttttatttttatagctagTTAACTTAAAAGACTatgtcttaataaataaaaaaataaaaatgctgcTGTCATTAACTGTCACCAAAGTCACTGTCAACATAAATGACAGTGACAGTTGGACTGTCATTCGTAAAATTGTCAGTGTCAAAGTCTCGCTAACTTTGGAGGACGTTGCGGCCGTCAGagagttttataaataatgtgtgcggttattttagtttcattttaataaataagccTTTTGAAACGATATAATAACACAAACATTATATGAATTTATGTGAAT
Proteins encoded in this window:
- the LOC126910841 gene encoding farnesyl pyrophosphate synthase-like; its protein translation is MNIPGKMVASSLMMKSIGTVMTRNWVESTFQRFCATTTPSAKKFDLKEEKAEFLNALPGVIDLFSKHEKFHEVPGTEKWMRNVLNGNLIGGKNMRGLTTVMTYKFIEKPENINEETLRLARTLGWCAEILQAYCLVLDDIADGSLTRRGLPCWYRREDVGIAHAVNDATLIHYSLLHLLRVNFEKSPYYNDLYHNFNETLFYTCLGQYLDIMTGMKKKNYDLFTMDQYNDIVKYKSAYYTYKLPITAGLMLANQFNEETHKDSDEISMQLGRLFQMQDDYIDCFGDENMTGKIGSDIQEGKCSWLAVKALQHCKPNQRAVFSACYGSHEPAHVERIKQLYVQLKIPQMYKEEENEIYNNIVKRIKSVSSKSHQELFLRVLHDTYGRKH